GTTAGCTAGCCAGCCTTGTTTTACAGTCGCTATTATTAGCTAGGTAACGTTAATTGTTTTTATGCCAACTAGCTAGATAACAAACCAGCTGAATAGTCGGAATGGCTGGCTCCACTGAGCTCAGTTTCCTTGTTCTGGAATTGCATGGGGTGCACATTTTTGTACCAGCCTGCGCTAACATAATCTGATGAGTAGTAAACTCAATTTATTGCTGAGTAGACTCATGgttgatgaaattgtttttttccccctcccttctcAGTAAATTCCTCATCTATGCCTGTCTGTTGCTGTTCTCTGTTCTACTGTCCTTGCGTCTGGATGGCATCATCCATTGGAGCTATTGGGCTGTGTTTGCCCCCATTTGGCTATGGAAGCTAATGGTTATCATCGGTGCCTCAGTTGGCACAGGCGTCTGGTCCCATAACCCACAGTACAGGTGTGCTTTTAATCCCAAATGCttttatgttttgttttgttttcctgtCAGTGTGGCTGTCATTAGCTATGAATATGACGCTGTCTGGTTGCCATACCTATCACTGCTGActagtatgccttatttactgtGCCTGTTATGCTGGCAATGCAGGGCTGAGGGTGAAACCTGTGTGGAGTTCAAGGCCATGGTGATAGCGGTTGGGATCCACCTACTCCTGCTCACCTTTGAGGTTCTGGTGTGTGACCGTGTGGCGAGGGGCACCCACTTCTGGCTGCTGGTCTTCATGCCCCTCTTCTTCGTCTCGCCTGTCTCTGTTGCAGCATGTGTGTGGGGCTTCCGCCATGATCGCTCTCTAGAGGTCAGTCTGACATTTTTGATCAGTTACAAGGATGTTATTTTTCTCAATTAGAATATTTAGGCTAGATCTTGGTGATTATAatagatatatgtatctatctccCTCATTTCCCCCCCTCACCCATTTTTTTCTGTTCTTCCTATCCCCTTGTATTAGTTGGAGATATTGTGTTCAGTCAATATTCTCCAGTTTATCTTCATTGCCCTGCGACTGGATAAAATCATCAGTTGGCCATGGCTGGTAAGAGAACTACCTCCCTAATATTTAGGTCTGAAATATTATGGGAATTGAGTACAATATATAGCGAGTTGGAATGGAAATATACGTAGACATTCTGTTGATTTTTGTTGTCCAGGTCGTCTGTGTGCCACTGTGGATCCTCATGTCCTTCCTGTGCCTTGTGGTGCTCTACTACATGGTGTGGTCAGTGCTCTTTCTGCGGTCTATGGACGTCATCGCAGAGCAACGGCGCACTCACATCACCATGGCGATCAGCTGGATGACAATCGTTGTACCCTTGCTCACTTTTGAGGTATGTTGTCATGACATCCCCCCCCCAGTTATTAGTGTGTTCAGAGAGTTAAAGAAGTTGGGACATTGTTATTGTTGTCTCTGTCATTGGCTCTTCAGATCCTGTTGGTCCATAAATTGGATGGCCACTACAGCTCCAGCTATGTGTCCGTTTTCGTACCTCTCTGGGTATCCCTGGTGACTCTGATGGCCACAACCTTTGGCCAGAAAGGAGGCAACCACTGTGAGTTATTCCTCAGACAGTGATAGCAGTGCAGCAGAATGAATTGGCATAAGTCATATTGAGGCAGTGTTATTTTTATTCATCTGAGAATCCAGTCAGTGTAACTCTTTAAATGTTGCTTCAAGCTATATTTGTTTTAACTGgggttttttctctcttttctaaCAGGGTGGTTTGGCATCCGAAAAGATTTCTGCCAGTTTCTTCTTGAGCTCTTTCCCTTCCTACGGGAGTATGGGAACGTTTCTTATGACCTGCACCACGAGGACCCTGAGGTG
Above is a window of Oncorhynchus tshawytscha isolate Ot180627B linkage group LG30, Otsh_v2.0, whole genome shotgun sequence DNA encoding:
- the LOC112229058 gene encoding transmembrane protein 185-like encodes the protein MNLRGFFQDFNPSKFLIYACLLLFSVLLSLRLDGIIHWSYWAVFAPIWLWKLMVIIGASVGTGVWSHNPQYRAEGETCVEFKAMVIAVGIHLLLLTFEVLVCDRVARGTHFWLLVFMPLFFVSPVSVAACVWGFRHDRSLELEILCSVNILQFIFIALRLDKIISWPWLVVCVPLWILMSFLCLVVLYYMVWSVLFLRSMDVIAEQRRTHITMAISWMTIVVPLLTFEILLVHKLDGHYSSSYVSVFVPLWVSLVTLMATTFGQKGGNHWWFGIRKDFCQFLLELFPFLREYGNVSYDLHHEDPEVCEEMPAHDPPKIAPMFSKKNGVVITQSPGKYFVPPPKLCIDMPD